A region from the Streptosporangium sp. NBC_01756 genome encodes:
- a CDS encoding ABC transporter ATP-binding protein, translated as MAAFRLVGLHKKFGEHTAVDHADLTVAPGSFYGLVGPNGAGKTTMLSMAVGLQRPDEGRASVYGVDVWKEPLRARRLMGVLPDGLAMPERLTGRELLTYLGQLHGLDAAEAAQRSGELLAVMELAGPAERTLVVDYSTGMRKKIGLATALLHGPKLLVLDEPFEAVDPVSAATIKQILKRFVAGGGSVLISSHVMALVEQLCDTVGVMAKGRVVAAGPLDEVRGDRSLEETFVDLVGVEIGGGEGLSWLVS; from the coding sequence GTGGCGGCGTTCCGCCTGGTGGGTCTGCACAAGAAGTTCGGCGAGCACACGGCGGTGGACCACGCCGACCTCACGGTCGCTCCGGGGTCCTTCTACGGGCTGGTCGGGCCGAACGGTGCGGGGAAGACCACCATGCTGTCCATGGCGGTCGGGCTGCAGCGGCCGGACGAGGGCCGCGCCTCGGTCTACGGCGTCGACGTGTGGAAGGAGCCGTTGCGGGCCCGCAGGCTCATGGGGGTGCTGCCCGACGGACTGGCGATGCCTGAGCGGCTCACCGGACGGGAACTGCTCACCTACCTGGGGCAGCTGCACGGTCTGGACGCCGCCGAGGCCGCGCAGCGCAGCGGCGAGCTGCTCGCCGTCATGGAGCTCGCCGGCCCGGCGGAGCGCACCCTGGTCGTCGATTACTCCACGGGCATGCGCAAGAAGATCGGCCTGGCCACCGCGCTGCTGCACGGACCGAAGCTGCTGGTGCTCGACGAGCCCTTCGAGGCCGTCGACCCGGTCTCCGCGGCCACGATCAAGCAGATCCTCAAGCGGTTCGTCGCGGGCGGCGGTTCGGTGCTGATCTCCAGCCACGTCATGGCGCTGGTCGAGCAGCTGTGCGACACGGTCGGGGTGATGGCCAAGGGCCGGGTCGTGGCCGCGGGGCCGCTCGACGAGGTGCGCGGCGACCGCTCGCTTGAGGAGACCTTCGTCGACCTGGTCGGCGTCGAGATCGGCGGCGGGGAGGGACTGTCGTGGTTGGTGTCCTGA
- a CDS encoding HU family DNA-binding protein, whose protein sequence is MNKKELVDAIADRVGDKKTATEAVNAVLDAIQKAVASGDKVSITGFGAFEMVHKPARTARNPSTGAEIKVAESWGPKFRPGSDFKELVNVEGKKASKKK, encoded by the coding sequence ATGAACAAGAAAGAGCTCGTCGACGCGATCGCTGATCGGGTAGGCGACAAGAAGACAGCCACCGAGGCCGTGAACGCGGTGCTCGACGCCATCCAGAAGGCTGTCGCCAGCGGGGACAAGGTCTCCATCACCGGCTTCGGTGCTTTCGAGATGGTGCACAAGCCGGCTCGCACGGCACGGAACCCTTCGACGGGTGCCGAGATCAAGGTCGCCGAGAGCTGGGGCCCGAAGTTCCGGCCCGGTTCCGACTTCAAGGAGCTCGTCAACGTGGAGGGAAAGAAGGCCTCGAAGAAAAAGTAG
- the leuD gene encoding 3-isopropylmalate dehydratase small subunit, translating to MEAFTTHTGRAVPLRRSNVDTDQIIPAVWLKQVSRTGFEKGLFSAWREDPAFVLNDPVREGASILVSGPDFGTGSSREHAVWALQQYGFRVVIAARFGDIFRNNSTKMGLLPVVLPAATVEAIQAAVDADPALEITVDLGERQVRWAGEIAAFEIDDYTRWRLLEGLDDIGLTLRNADAVETYENGRQSWLPTTV from the coding sequence ATGGAAGCTTTCACCACCCACACCGGCCGGGCCGTGCCGCTGCGCCGCAGCAACGTGGACACCGACCAGATCATCCCGGCGGTCTGGCTCAAGCAGGTCAGCCGGACCGGATTCGAGAAGGGGCTGTTCTCGGCCTGGCGCGAGGACCCGGCCTTCGTCCTGAACGACCCCGTCCGCGAGGGCGCCTCGATCCTCGTCTCCGGACCCGACTTCGGCACCGGTTCCTCACGCGAGCACGCGGTCTGGGCGCTGCAGCAGTACGGCTTCCGCGTCGTGATCGCGGCCCGTTTCGGCGACATCTTCCGTAATAATTCCACCAAGATGGGACTGCTGCCCGTGGTGCTTCCGGCCGCCACGGTGGAGGCGATCCAGGCGGCCGTGGACGCGGATCCCGCGCTGGAAATCACCGTTGACCTGGGGGAGCGCCAGGTTCGCTGGGCGGGCGAGATCGCCGCGTTCGAGATCGACGACTACACCCGCTGGCGGCTGCTGGAGGGATTGGACGACATCGGGCTGACCCTCCGCAACGCCGATGCCGTCGAAACATACGAGAATGGACGGCAGTCATGGCTGCCGACGACCGTCTGA